From the genome of Spinacia oleracea cultivar Varoflay chromosome 2, BTI_SOV_V1, whole genome shotgun sequence, one region includes:
- the LOC110796366 gene encoding uncharacterized protein: MNTTEKLEEGYSTQRPPMFSGKYYSYWRNRMEIFIKAENYQVWRVIEVGDFQVTKLNTSGETVPKPIAEFDKADYEKLELNAMAVKILHCGLGPNEHNRVMGCKNAKQIWDLIQVTHEGTNEVKRSKIDLLMHQYELFTMKPSETIQDMITRFTNIINELNSLGKIITPEEQVRKVLRSLPQDPWMAKVTALQETKDFTKFNLEQLAGSLLTHELQLNARPSENNKNRALALKTENDENSEEDEETALFARRFRRMFRNYKDGDYRGKPNRKFSKTDTGCHKCGNLEHRIRECPLWDQERGKGKETTKDRFKENRNSFSKTDVRKAMIAAWGDTSSDEEQEQPNEETAHLCLVAEHEEDGSDSESKKFQASLTQIKNKLESLSKLELFDLLSYLTSDYEDLLKEKLDSDKEHQTTIKELRNELEWTKNTNIDIDKRFFNLFDQNLHIKEICEALRSENIWLKQELIDLEVTKTKNLYKDELERTQLELVKIHQEKTKLEDELARKTRHKIEGTPKWIEEARTKRTEGLGFNHKKRQSRKTRVDLYSDIICSFCGLIGHYRNTCPKNQRSLEKNIEHTRTKWVKKSDLIPSKEPKLCWVPKKL, encoded by the coding sequence ATGAACACAACTGAGAAACTCGAAGAGGGATACTCAACacaaagacctccaatgtttaGTGGCAAATACTATTCATACTGGAgaaacaggatggagatctTTATCAAAGCTGAGAACTATCAAGTATGGAGAgtcattgaagttggagacttccaaGTCACCAAGCTAAACACCTCTGGTGAAACCGTTCCTAAACCGATTGCTGAATTTGACAAAGCCGACTATGAAAAGCTCGAActtaatgccatggctgtcaaaattctTCACTGTGGACTAGGACCTAATGAGCACAATAGAGTAATGGGATGCAAAAATGCGAAGCAAATATGGGATCTGATCCAAGTCACTcatgaaggaacaaatgaaGTCAAAAGATCAAAGATTGATCTTTTAATGCACCAATATGAACTGTTCACCATGAAACCTTCTGAAACAATTCAAGACATGATCACCCGCTTCACTAACATCATCAATGAATTGAACTCTCTGGGCAAAATCATAACCCCTGAGGAACAAGTTAGAAAAGTTCTAAGAAGTCTTCCTCAAGATCCCTGGATGGCCAAGGTAACTGCCCTGCAGGAAACTAAAGACTTTACCAAGTTTAACCTGGAACAACTAGCTGGATCCCTCCTGACTCATGAACTACAACTAAATGCACGACCTTCAGAGAATAACAAAAATAGGGCTCTTGCTCTAAAAACTGAGAATGATGAAAACTCTGAAGAAGATGAGGAAACTGCTCTATTTGCTAGGAGATTCAGAAGAATGTTCAGGAACTATAAAGATGGAGATTACCGAGGGAAACCTAACCGGAAATTCTCCAAAACTGATACTGGATGCCATAAGTGTGGAAACTTGGAACATCGCATCAGGGAATGCCCTCTCTGGGATCAAGAAcgaggaaaaggaaaggaaacaacCAAAGACAGATTCAAAGAGAACAGAAACTCATTCTCCAAAACTGACGTAAGAAAGGCCATGATTGCCGCATGGGGAGACACTTCTTCGGATGAGGAACAGGAacaacccaacgaagaaacagctCACCTATGCCTTGTAGCTGAACATGAAGAAGATGGATCTGACTCAGAATCTAAAAAATTCCAGGCAAGTCTCactcaaattaaaaataaacttgAATCTCTTTCAAAATTAGAATTGTTTGATCTACTTTCCTATCTCACTAGTGATTATGAGGATCTACTGAAAGAAAAGTTAGACTCTGATAAAGAACACCAGACCACCATAAAAGAACTTAGGAATGAGCTAGAATGGACAAAAAATACTAACATAGATATAGACAAACGGTTCTTTAACCTCTTTGATCAGAACCTCCACATAAAAGAAATCTGTGAAGCCTTACGAAGTGAAAACATCTGGCTAAAACAAGAACTAATTGATCTAGAAGTGACCAAGACTAAAAACCTTTACAAAGATGAACTAGAAAGAACTCAACTGGAACTAGTTAAGATTCACCAAGAAAAGACCAAACTAGAAGATGAACTAGCTAGAAAGACTAGACACAAAATAGAAGGAACACCTAAATGGATAGAAGAAGCTAGAACCAAACGCACAGAAGGACTAGGTTTCAACCATAAGAAACGTCAATCTAGAAAGACTAGAGTAGATCTCTATAGTGACATAATATGCTCCTTCTGTGGCCTAATTGGTCATTACAGAAACACTTGTCCCAAAAACCAACGAAGCTTGGAAAAGAACATAGAACACACCAGGACTAaatgggtaaagaaaagcgATTTGATTCCAAGCAAGGAACCCAAGCTATGCTGGGTTCCTAAAAAACTCTAA